One segment of Stenotrophomonas sp. SAU14A_NAIMI4_8 DNA contains the following:
- the dnaA gene encoding chromosomal replication initiator protein DnaA codes for MDAWTRSLERLEAEFPPEDVHTWLKPLQADLRVDSLVLYAPNAFIVDQVRELYLPRIRELLAHFAGFSDVFLEIGSRPRPSDTQNAPVSSPAAAVAAEPQVPFAGNLDNHYTFANFVEGRSNQLGLAAAFQAAQKPGDRAHNPLLLYGGTGLGKTHLMFAAGNAMRQANPGAKVLYLRSEQFFSAMIRALQEKTMDQFKRQFQQVDALLIDDIQFFAGKDRTQEEFFHTFNALFDGKQQIILTCDRYPREVEGLEARLKSRLAWGLSVAIEPPDFETRAAIVLAKARERGAEIPDDVAFLIAKKMRSNVRDLEGALNTLTARANFTGRAITTEFAQETLRDLLRAQQQAISIPNIQKTVADYYGLQIKDLLSKRRTRSLARPRQVAMALTKELTEHSLPEIGDAFAGRDHTTVLHACRQIRTLMETDGKLREDWDKLIRKLSE; via the coding sequence ATGGATGCCTGGACCCGAAGTCTCGAACGCCTCGAAGCGGAGTTTCCGCCGGAAGACGTTCACACCTGGTTGAAGCCACTGCAGGCCGATCTGCGCGTGGACAGCCTGGTGCTGTATGCACCGAACGCCTTCATCGTCGACCAGGTGCGCGAGCTGTACCTGCCGCGCATCCGCGAACTGCTGGCCCATTTCGCCGGTTTCAGCGACGTTTTTCTTGAAATCGGCTCGCGCCCGCGGCCCTCGGACACGCAGAACGCGCCGGTTTCAAGCCCGGCAGCGGCCGTGGCTGCAGAACCGCAGGTGCCGTTTGCCGGCAACCTGGACAACCACTACACGTTTGCCAACTTCGTGGAAGGCCGCAGCAACCAGCTGGGTCTGGCCGCGGCGTTCCAGGCGGCGCAGAAGCCGGGCGACCGCGCGCACAATCCGCTGCTGCTGTACGGGGGCACCGGCCTGGGCAAGACCCACCTGATGTTTGCCGCCGGCAATGCCATGCGCCAGGCCAATCCGGGTGCGAAGGTGCTCTACCTGCGTTCGGAACAGTTCTTCAGCGCGATGATCCGGGCCCTGCAGGAAAAGACCATGGATCAGTTCAAGCGCCAGTTCCAGCAGGTGGACGCGCTGCTGATCGATGACATCCAGTTCTTCGCCGGCAAGGACCGCACCCAGGAAGAGTTCTTCCACACCTTCAACGCGCTGTTCGACGGCAAGCAGCAGATCATCCTGACCTGCGACCGGTACCCGCGCGAAGTGGAAGGCCTGGAAGCGCGCCTGAAGTCGCGGCTTGCCTGGGGCCTGTCCGTCGCGATCGAACCACCGGACTTCGAGACGCGCGCAGCGATCGTGCTGGCCAAGGCACGCGAGCGCGGCGCGGAGATTCCCGATGATGTTGCGTTCCTGATTGCCAAGAAGATGCGCTCCAACGTGCGCGACCTGGAAGGTGCGCTCAATACCCTGACCGCCCGCGCCAATTTCACCGGCCGCGCGATCACCACCGAATTCGCCCAGGAAACCCTGCGCGATCTGCTGCGGGCCCAGCAGCAGGCGATCAGCATTCCCAACATCCAGAAAACCGTGGCCGACTACTACGGGCTGCAGATCAAGGATCTGCTGTCCAAGCGCCGGACCCGTTCGCTGGCCCGCCCGCGTCAGGTCGCCATGGCCCTGACCAAGGAACTGACCGAACACAGCCTGCCCGAGATCGGCGACGCCTTTGCCGGTCGCGATCACACCACGGTGCTGCACGCCTGCCGTCAGATCCGCACCCTGATGGAAACCGACGGCAAGCTCCGCGAGGACTGGGACAAGCTGATCCGGAAGCTGAGCGAATGA